A single Pseudanabaenaceae cyanobacterium SKYG29 DNA region contains:
- a CDS encoding nitrate/sulfonate/bicarbonate ABC transporter ATP-binding protein, producing MSLITVENVHKYFPLPEGKGEFPVLQDINLTIRAGEVVALLGRSGSGKSTLLRIMAGLIPPSRGQVLSNGRPLRGPNNDVAMVFQSFALLPWLTVQENVELGLEAKGVSRIVRRQQALKAIDLVGLDGFESAYPKELSGGMKQRVGFARAFVLEPQVLFMDEPFSALDVLTSENLRGEIDDLWNAGVFPSKSILIVTHNIEEAVFLADRVIILGANPGRVRGELVIDLPRPHDRSHPRFKELVDYIYQVMTNPEIEVTGREPSLVGGTAPPAVEIASPWATPLPHVRVGEISGLLEVIVNLPEGTDDIPRLAERLQLEVDALLPILDACVLLDFATVSQGDVKLTPIGQDFATTTILRSKDLFRQQALSNVPVLGKMVEVLQGKKSGSVRSDTFLDLWQEHFPPVEAERQFATAVDWGRYAELFEYDTNEDRFYLHQSNGEESS from the coding sequence ATGAGTTTAATTACAGTGGAAAATGTGCATAAATACTTTCCGCTGCCGGAGGGCAAGGGAGAGTTTCCTGTACTGCAGGACATAAATTTGACCATCCGGGCTGGGGAAGTAGTAGCCCTGTTAGGTAGGAGTGGCAGTGGTAAAAGTACCCTCCTCAGGATTATGGCGGGTTTAATTCCCCCCAGTCGTGGGCAGGTACTCAGCAACGGCAGACCCCTCAGGGGACCTAACAATGACGTGGCGATGGTATTCCAGAGTTTTGCCCTCCTACCCTGGCTCACCGTGCAAGAAAATGTGGAACTGGGCTTGGAAGCTAAGGGGGTCAGTCGGATAGTACGCCGCCAACAGGCACTGAAAGCGATCGACCTAGTGGGTTTAGACGGGTTTGAGAGTGCCTATCCCAAGGAATTATCTGGAGGGATGAAACAGCGGGTAGGCTTTGCCCGTGCCTTTGTCCTGGAACCCCAAGTGCTATTTATGGACGAACCCTTTAGTGCCCTGGATGTGTTGACTTCCGAAAACCTGCGGGGCGAAATTGATGACCTGTGGAATGCGGGAGTTTTTCCCTCCAAGAGTATCCTCATTGTCACCCACAATATCGAAGAGGCAGTCTTCTTAGCCGATCGGGTCATCATCCTCGGTGCCAATCCAGGGAGAGTGCGGGGTGAACTAGTGATTGATTTGCCTAGACCCCACGATCGCAGTCATCCGCGCTTTAAGGAACTGGTGGACTACATCTATCAGGTCATGACCAATCCCGAAATTGAAGTTACTGGTCGGGAGCCGAGTTTGGTGGGCGGTACTGCTCCTCCCGCTGTAGAAATTGCCAGCCCCTGGGCTACACCCCTGCCCCATGTGCGTGTGGGCGAAATCAGCGGTCTGTTGGAAGTGATTGTGAACCTACCGGAGGGCACAGACGATATACCCCGCTTAGCCGAACGGTTGCAACTGGAAGTAGATGCCCTCTTGCCTATCCTCGATGCCTGTGTCCTCCTCGATTTTGCCACCGTGTCCCAGGGGGATGTAAAACTTACCCCGATCGGGCAAGACTTTGCCACCACTACCATCCTGCGCAGTAAAGACCTCTTCCGCCAGCAAGCCCTTAGCAACGTACCTGTTCTAGGGAAAATGGTAGAAGTCCTGCAGGGCAAGAAGAGCGGCTCCGTCCGATCGGACACTTTCCTCGACCTCTGGCAGGAACATTTCCCCCCTGTGGAAGCGGAAAGACAATTTGCCACTGCCGTTGATTGGGGGCGCTATGCCGAGTTATTTGAATACGACACTAACGAAGACCGTTTCTACCTCCATCAAAGTAATGGTGAAGAGTCCAGCTAA
- the queF gene encoding preQ(1) synthase: MKYGEEAIEKATLTTFPNPRPGREYEIHITLPEYTCKCPFSGYPDFATIYLTYVPNQVLVELKAIKLYINSYRDRYISHEEAINQILDDFVAAADPLCVHIKGDFNPRGNVHTVVEVRYQKPTT; this comes from the coding sequence ATGAAGTACGGCGAAGAAGCAATAGAGAAGGCTACTTTAACTACTTTCCCCAATCCCAGACCTGGCAGGGAGTACGAGATTCATATCACTCTGCCTGAGTACACCTGCAAGTGCCCCTTCTCCGGCTATCCCGACTTTGCCACTATCTACTTGACCTACGTGCCCAACCAAGTCCTGGTGGAATTAAAAGCCATCAAGCTCTACATCAATAGTTACCGCGATCGTTATATCTCCCACGAAGAAGCCATTAACCAAATTCTCGATGACTTTGTCGCAGCAGCTGACCCCCTGTGCGTTCATATCAAGGGAGATTTCAATCCCAGGGGCAATGTCCATACAGTCGTGGAGGTGCGCTATCAAAAACCTACCACTTAG
- the yidD gene encoding membrane protein insertion efficiency factor YidD gives MKAILILLIRFYRLFISPLLGPNCRYTPTCSQYALTAIDRFGVWRGSWLAIKRILRCHPFHPGGYDPVPEVLD, from the coding sequence GTGAAAGCTATCCTTATCCTGCTGATTCGTTTCTACCGTCTCTTTATTTCCCCCCTTTTGGGTCCTAACTGCCGCTATACTCCCACTTGCTCCCAGTATGCTTTAACTGCCATCGATCGTTTTGGGGTGTGGCGGGGCAGCTGGCTGGCGATTAAGCGAATTCTCCGCTGTCATCCCTTCCATCCTGGCGGCTATGACCCTGTACCAGAAGTGCTGGATTGA
- a CDS encoding fasciclin domain-containing protein yields MKNITCAAVFAVSVSLGLFSWEYPTAFAAEIVAKSETGNIVTVASSNKDFSTLVSAIKAAGLVETLSSKGPFTIFAPTNAAFASLPKGTLEKLLRPENKQTLIKVLTYHVVAGEVLSKDVKPGDVKTVEGSNIKVTVMDGKPKVNGANVTTVDVKATNGVIHVIDAVILPPGLKL; encoded by the coding sequence ATGAAGAACATAACCTGCGCTGCTGTTTTTGCTGTGAGTGTAAGTCTTGGTCTCTTTAGTTGGGAATATCCTACTGCATTTGCCGCTGAAATTGTTGCTAAATCTGAGACGGGTAATATTGTCACTGTTGCTTCTAGCAATAAGGATTTTTCTACCTTGGTTAGTGCCATTAAAGCCGCTGGCTTAGTGGAAACTTTGTCTAGTAAGGGGCCTTTCACCATTTTTGCTCCCACCAATGCTGCTTTTGCCTCTCTACCCAAGGGCACACTAGAAAAACTCCTCCGCCCTGAGAATAAGCAGACTCTAATCAAAGTATTAACTTACCATGTTGTTGCAGGAGAAGTCTTGTCCAAGGATGTAAAGCCAGGAGACGTCAAGACTGTTGAGGGCAGCAACATCAAAGTTACGGTCATGGATGGCAAGCCCAAAGTCAATGGTGCTAACGTTACTACCGTAGATGTAAAGGCAACCAACGGCGTAATTCACGTGATTGATGCTGTCATTCTTCCCCCTGGTCTCAAACTTTAG
- a CDS encoding vitamin K epoxide reductase family protein gives MRPLAEPLIFKVSRPAIVALAALGVVLTTYLTVTHFTGNAPAFCAAGSGTGCDRVLSSEYAQVFGIPLTVFGALAYLFVGVLAAIPLFDKREDVKTKKKLKQSLAFAVFLASTAMLFFSGYLMYLLAFELKTVCFYCIGSATNVTLIWLLNLLGNDWEDQSQLFFTGLSIGLVVTIGAVGLYSTQKQLAMASSTFAGQLARHLQQQGVKMYGANWCPHCHDQLEKFGEAKRLVPYVECSPNGGPGTPPAKICVDKKITSYPTWEINGQLKLGVHSLKELADLTNYQGPRN, from the coding sequence ATGCGTCCCTTGGCAGAACCCCTGATATTCAAGGTGTCCCGTCCTGCGATTGTGGCTCTAGCAGCGTTGGGTGTTGTCCTCACTACCTACTTGACGGTTACCCATTTCACAGGCAATGCTCCTGCTTTTTGTGCCGCTGGCAGTGGTACGGGCTGCGATCGGGTCTTAAGTAGTGAATACGCCCAGGTATTTGGCATTCCCCTGACGGTGTTTGGAGCACTAGCCTACCTATTTGTGGGAGTTTTAGCAGCGATTCCCTTGTTTGATAAGAGGGAAGATGTCAAGACAAAAAAGAAATTAAAACAGAGCCTAGCTTTTGCGGTCTTTCTGGCTTCGACGGCTATGCTCTTCTTCAGCGGCTATCTCATGTATTTGTTGGCGTTTGAACTGAAAACCGTTTGTTTCTACTGTATCGGCTCTGCCACCAATGTCACTTTGATTTGGCTGCTGAACTTGCTAGGCAACGACTGGGAAGACCAAAGTCAGCTATTTTTCACAGGTTTGTCCATTGGTTTGGTGGTCACGATCGGGGCAGTTGGTCTCTATTCCACCCAAAAACAACTGGCAATGGCAAGTAGCACTTTTGCGGGTCAACTAGCGCGGCACTTGCAGCAACAGGGAGTAAAGATGTACGGTGCCAACTGGTGTCCCCACTGTCACGACCAACTAGAAAAATTTGGGGAAGCAAAAAGGTTGGTTCCCTATGTGGAATGTTCCCCCAATGGCGGTCCTGGCACACCCCCAGCTAAAATCTGCGTTGATAAAAAAATTACTAGCTATCCCACCTGGGAAATCAACGGGCAACTAAAACTGGGCGTGCATTCCCTGAAAGAGCTGGCTGATTTGACCAATTACCAGGGACCCAGGAACTAG
- a CDS encoding universal stress protein has translation MQTFLVAIDGSNVHQKVIDKVIELATPGKTYVILLTVVEPLENYLPPVLLPTGDWVTLPLPVNEETEKKLRESVSLVLKQASDRLSSCNIANESRIESGSPREMICHVAGEINPTVLVLGSRGLGSIERLMLGSVSDYVVHHAPCPVLIVR, from the coding sequence ATGCAAACTTTTTTAGTAGCGATCGATGGTTCCAATGTGCACCAAAAGGTCATAGACAAGGTAATTGAGCTGGCTACCCCTGGCAAAACCTATGTCATTCTGCTGACAGTAGTGGAACCCCTAGAGAACTATCTGCCTCCTGTGCTGTTACCGACGGGAGATTGGGTGACTCTGCCCTTACCTGTGAATGAGGAGACGGAGAAAAAGTTACGGGAGAGTGTCAGCCTAGTGTTAAAACAGGCATCCGATCGCCTCTCCAGTTGCAATATTGCCAATGAAAGCCGTATTGAGAGCGGTAGTCCTAGGGAAATGATCTGCCATGTGGCGGGGGAGATCAATCCCACAGTGTTGGTCTTGGGGTCGCGGGGGCTAGGCTCGATCGAGCGGTTGATGTTAGGGAGTGTCAGCGATTACGTTGTGCATCACGCCCCCTGCCCCGTGTTGATCGTGCGCTAG
- a CDS encoding energy-coupling factor ABC transporter ATP-binding protein, which translates to MSAIEADRVCFSWQGGERLLDECSFTIPRGQLWMLLGANGSGKSTLLKLMAGLLAPTSGQIIVQGTVGFVFQNPDHQLVMPTVGSDIAFSLGGQGLSYEAVQERVRAALQAVDLDGYQRRPIYALSGGQKQRVAIAGELARQTEILLLDEPTALLDRDYQLDLVRLVRRLVDERGLTALWVTHRLQELDYADGALLLERGKIVDQGKPDRLRQQLEELV; encoded by the coding sequence TTGTCCGCAATTGAAGCCGATCGGGTTTGTTTTAGCTGGCAGGGGGGGGAGCGGCTACTAGATGAGTGCAGTTTTACTATACCCCGGGGGCAATTGTGGATGCTGTTGGGGGCAAATGGTAGTGGCAAATCTACTCTCCTGAAATTGATGGCGGGCTTACTGGCTCCTACCTCAGGACAGATTATCGTGCAGGGGACAGTGGGGTTTGTCTTTCAGAATCCTGACCATCAACTAGTCATGCCGACGGTGGGGTCAGATATTGCCTTTAGTTTAGGGGGACAGGGGTTAAGTTATGAGGCTGTGCAGGAACGAGTGAGAGCGGCTTTGCAGGCGGTGGATTTAGATGGCTATCAGCGACGACCGATCTATGCCCTCAGTGGGGGACAAAAGCAACGGGTAGCGATCGCAGGGGAATTGGCACGGCAAACAGAAATTCTCCTTCTGGATGAGCCGACGGCATTGCTCGATCGGGACTATCAACTGGACTTAGTCCGCTTGGTGCGGCGGTTGGTGGATGAGCGGGGTCTCACAGCCCTGTGGGTGACTCACAGGTTGCAGGAGTTGGATTATGCCGATGGGGCTTTACTGTTAGAGCGGGGTAAAATTGTCGATCAGGGCAAACCCGATCGGTTGCGGCAACAGTTAGAAGAATTGGTCTAA
- a CDS encoding PspA/IM30 family protein — MGLLDRIGMLARSNLNALITAAEDPEKILEQTIIDMQEDLVQLRQAVAQAMAAMKRQEQQYKQAEAQVMEWERRAMLALQKGDENLAREALARKKTYADTLASIKPGYEQTVAQVNQLKKNLTILESKIAEAKTKKEMLKSRIQAAKAQENLNNMMGKINTKSAAAAFERMEERVLMAEAKASATAELGMDNLEAQFAQLESSSDLDDELMAMKARLMGTSASTPALNPSPVDAELEQLRQQIRSSNI, encoded by the coding sequence ATGGGATTACTCGATCGGATTGGTATGTTGGCGCGGTCTAACCTGAATGCCCTGATCACCGCCGCAGAAGACCCGGAGAAAATTTTAGAACAGACCATTATTGATATGCAAGAAGACCTGGTGCAGTTACGCCAGGCAGTTGCCCAAGCGATGGCAGCCATGAAGCGCCAGGAACAGCAGTACAAACAGGCAGAAGCCCAAGTCATGGAATGGGAACGGCGTGCTATGCTGGCACTGCAAAAGGGGGATGAAAACCTTGCCCGTGAAGCCCTTGCCCGCAAAAAGACCTATGCTGACACCTTAGCTAGCATCAAACCTGGTTACGAGCAGACTGTTGCCCAGGTTAACCAGCTGAAGAAGAATCTCACCATCCTGGAAAGCAAGATTGCCGAAGCTAAGACCAAGAAAGAAATGCTCAAATCCCGCATTCAAGCGGCTAAAGCCCAGGAAAACCTCAACAACATGATGGGCAAGATCAACACCAAGTCCGCAGCCGCTGCGTTTGAGCGCATGGAAGAGCGAGTACTGATGGCAGAGGCGAAAGCCAGTGCTACTGCTGAACTGGGGATGGACAACCTAGAAGCGCAATTTGCCCAACTAGAGTCCAGTAGCGACCTGGATGACGAATTGATGGCGATGAAGGCCCGTCTGATGGGGACAAGTGCCTCTACCCCTGCCCTGAATCCTAGCCCCGTGGATGCAGAACTAGAACAACTGCGCCAACAAATCCGTAGTAGCAATATCTAA
- a CDS encoding circadian clock protein KaiB (Decreases the phosphorylation of KaiC, a component of the main circadian regulator in cyanobacteria), whose amino-acid sequence MVEEYHFCLYIAGKVNPNSLRAIHNLRRVLEAQANLRYTLEIVDVLEEPERAEVNKIKATPTLEWYLGQQRGRLVGDFSQAEKLVSLFR is encoded by the coding sequence ATGGTAGAGGAATATCATTTTTGCCTCTATATTGCTGGAAAAGTTAATCCCAATTCCCTGCGTGCCATCCACAATCTGCGCCGAGTGCTAGAAGCACAGGCGAACCTTCGCTACACCCTAGAAATTGTTGATGTCCTCGAAGAACCTGAGCGGGCAGAAGTAAACAAAATCAAGGCTACACCCACCCTAGAATGGTATCTAGGGCAGCAACGGGGAAGACTGGTGGGAGACTTTTCCCAGGCTGAGAAATTGGTCTCCCTGTTCCGTTAG
- a CDS encoding coenzyme F420-0:L-glutamate ligase, translating into MAVLGILAILLALGLVFEGQYRRRPGNCLQIGNGKWEVYLGIDRIVIEGQWLVHNPTDRFDLFLADVTVTEKLLSQASLVGISTRHELYSQHPDQPRRYDNYWEAYIVKAQKSTEIRLRTTIEGVNLDQLQACWLQLHAVIYGPGGRTPKTYHMVVPLQFPHSQPSWRRAADLLVMPIRTHLLSAIDDPVAVIERYVLPYAEAGDIVTIGETPVAIMQGRWRHPSDVQPGWLAKRLCYYFLPTSSLATACGLQVLVDEVGAWRVFFAFVVGGLAKVLLRRPGVFYELAGEQARLIDDVTGTLPPYDQFIVLGPRNAQAVVNLIKEKTGLETAIVDVNDLGGVKIVAHTPGADPAVLERALKKNPAGNANEQTPIVLIRPQA; encoded by the coding sequence GTGGCGGTATTAGGGATTTTGGCGATTTTACTAGCTCTGGGGCTGGTGTTTGAGGGGCAGTATCGGCGGCGACCGGGGAACTGTCTACAGATTGGTAATGGCAAATGGGAGGTCTATCTGGGTATCGATCGGATTGTGATTGAGGGGCAGTGGTTGGTACATAACCCCACCGATCGGTTTGATCTATTTTTAGCGGATGTGACTGTTACAGAAAAACTTTTATCCCAGGCTAGTTTGGTGGGCATCAGCACTAGGCATGAACTTTACAGCCAGCACCCTGACCAGCCCCGCCGCTACGACAACTATTGGGAGGCGTACATTGTCAAAGCGCAAAAGTCGACGGAAATTAGGCTGAGGACGACGATCGAGGGGGTTAATCTGGATCAATTGCAGGCTTGCTGGCTCCAGCTCCACGCCGTCATCTACGGACCAGGGGGGCGCACCCCCAAGACCTATCACATGGTGGTGCCCTTGCAATTTCCCCACAGTCAACCCAGTTGGCGTAGGGCAGCCGATTTGCTGGTAATGCCCATTCGTACCCATCTGTTATCAGCTATAGATGACCCCGTCGCTGTCATCGAGCGGTATGTTTTACCCTATGCGGAGGCAGGGGATATTGTCACGATCGGGGAAACCCCAGTGGCGATTATGCAGGGGCGGTGGCGACATCCCAGTGATGTCCAGCCTGGTTGGTTGGCAAAGCGGTTGTGTTACTACTTTTTACCTACCTCTAGTTTGGCGACAGCCTGTGGGTTACAGGTTTTAGTGGATGAAGTGGGAGCATGGCGGGTCTTTTTTGCCTTTGTTGTGGGCGGTTTGGCCAAAGTGCTGTTGCGTCGTCCAGGGGTGTTCTATGAATTAGCGGGAGAACAAGCACGATTAATAGATGATGTCACAGGTACACTGCCCCCCTATGACCAGTTTATTGTGCTGGGTCCTAGGAATGCCCAAGCTGTGGTCAATCTCATCAAAGAGAAAACGGGGCTAGAAACTGCTATCGTTGATGTCAATGATTTGGGGGGAGTGAAAATTGTTGCCCATACCCCTGGGGCTGACCCCGCAGTATTAGAAAGGGCATTGAAAAAAAATCCCGCTGGCAATGCCAATGAACAGACCCCGATCGTGTTAATCCGACCCCAAGCCTAG
- a CDS encoding HEAT repeat domain-containing protein, producing the protein MTFADFHHQLQTKHPDRLRVMHQSRSLSLPERFQLMCLAVQDENPRIRYDAVSQLGTVGTVDLERTRQILETVLQSDPEVDVRAAAADSLGVLQITSAFPLLVHAYRSSRDWLLQLSIVAALGTLGVREAFPVLVEATTSENELVQISAIRALGDLGDERAVEVVAQFRTHADWQVRHAVVQALSHLGEKAKPLLQELIQDPVSHIAEAARLGLGSD; encoded by the coding sequence ATGACCTTTGCTGATTTCCACCATCAATTACAAACTAAACACCCCGATCGGCTGCGGGTAATGCATCAAAGCCGCAGTTTGTCCCTACCCGAGCGTTTTCAGCTAATGTGCCTAGCTGTGCAGGATGAAAACCCCCGCATTCGCTACGATGCTGTCAGCCAGCTGGGGACAGTGGGGACAGTTGACCTAGAAAGAACGCGACAAATCCTGGAAACTGTGCTCCAATCTGACCCAGAAGTTGACGTGAGAGCGGCGGCGGCTGATTCCCTGGGGGTATTACAAATTACCAGTGCCTTTCCCCTCTTGGTACACGCCTACCGATCGAGTCGAGATTGGTTGTTACAGTTAAGTATTGTGGCAGCATTAGGGACACTGGGGGTTAGAGAAGCCTTCCCAGTGCTGGTAGAAGCAACGACAAGTGAGAATGAATTAGTGCAAATCAGTGCTATCCGTGCCCTCGGAGACTTGGGGGACGAACGGGCAGTGGAAGTAGTAGCACAATTTAGGACGCACGCCGATTGGCAGGTACGCCACGCTGTTGTGCAAGCCCTGTCCCATTTAGGAGAGAAAGCGAAGCCTTTACTGCAGGAACTAATCCAAGACCCTGTCTCCCACATTGCCGAAGCTGCCCGCCTAGGCTTGGGGTCGGATTAA
- a CDS encoding serine protease, translating to MKRSWWQLIGLWLVGLCVCLIVGRSSQALDLPLVAGVARQTTVVVAQDLKQGDNQALREAFRPGSGVLIGKQGDYYYVLTNAHVVSARGTDYGVRTADGVVHFVDDLDTNDNILPLGKIGQNVVEGTDLAIVRFQAPGKNYPIVTVNPQKIQFEPVFVSGWPDPGPQFPSRTFRLTSGMLSTILSKAEDGDYNMQYSAPTRRGMSGGPVFNSRGELIAIHGRGGGKNLPEYGKPDQDCTKDCFNRGIAIDIFLTKARRDPRYAPVLASAPPPPSEVARLPATPAAQFIEDIYKLFSDLRQTRARVDDLEKRLERLR from the coding sequence ATGAAGAGAAGCTGGTGGCAGTTAATTGGTCTATGGCTAGTGGGGCTGTGTGTTTGTCTCATAGTGGGGCGCAGTTCCCAGGCCCTAGATTTGCCACTAGTAGCAGGAGTAGCGCGACAGACAACAGTGGTAGTTGCCCAGGACTTAAAACAGGGGGATAACCAAGCATTGCGGGAAGCCTTCCGCCCTGGTTCAGGGGTATTGATTGGCAAGCAGGGAGATTACTACTATGTCCTAACCAATGCCCATGTGGTGAGCGCCAGGGGTACAGACTATGGGGTACGCACAGCGGATGGGGTCGTACACTTTGTCGATGACCTCGACACTAATGACAATATCCTACCCCTAGGCAAAATTGGACAAAATGTCGTGGAAGGTACGGATTTGGCAATTGTCAGATTCCAAGCTCCAGGGAAAAATTATCCGATCGTGACTGTCAATCCCCAAAAAATCCAATTCGAACCCGTATTTGTCAGTGGCTGGCCCGATCCTGGTCCCCAATTTCCCAGTCGCACTTTCCGCTTGACTTCGGGAATGCTAAGCACAATTTTGAGCAAGGCGGAGGATGGAGATTACAACATGCAGTACAGCGCCCCCACCAGGCGGGGGATGAGTGGTGGGCCCGTTTTCAACTCTAGGGGGGAACTGATTGCCATTCACGGTAGGGGGGGTGGTAAAAACTTGCCCGAATACGGTAAGCCTGACCAGGACTGCACCAAGGACTGCTTTAATCGTGGTATTGCCATTGATATCTTTTTAACTAAAGCTCGCCGTGACCCCCGTTATGCCCCAGTGCTCGCCTCTGCTCCACCCCCACCCTCAGAGGTAGCAAGACTACCTGCTACGCCTGCAGCGCAGTTTATTGAGGACATCTACAAGCTATTTTCTGACCTGCGGCAGACTAGAGCTCGCGTTGATGACTTGGAAAAACGCCTAGAACGCTTGCGCTAG
- a CDS encoding serine protease: protein MKVRGAFLGLAVLLVGTPAVYLVATRLPYFQFRQQPLTVAEARDLAQAVTVRLIGESGLGSGVLIAFDGSNYKVLTNRHVVEMLGDKFAVMTGDGQTHPGQKVTEARLDGLDLALVSFAAPKKYIVAPLVARKLKPHDKLYAAGFPNYRTVSPDRMEDTRTWGTKAFHFTQGNFAMQLEDKFLQGGYALGYTNEVEQGMSGGPVIDAYGKVVAVNGRLKYPIQGIDAFTFTDGSKPSKAEYEMMESLSWGVPIPDFLIPRGIEQ from the coding sequence GTGAAAGTGAGAGGGGCGTTTCTGGGGCTGGCAGTATTGCTGGTGGGTACGCCTGCTGTTTATTTGGTAGCAACCCGATTACCTTACTTCCAGTTTCGGCAACAGCCCCTCACGGTGGCAGAAGCTAGGGATTTAGCCCAGGCTGTTACAGTGCGGTTAATTGGGGAGTCGGGTTTAGGTTCGGGGGTCTTGATTGCCTTCGATGGCAGTAACTACAAGGTTTTGACCAATAGACATGTGGTGGAAATGCTGGGGGACAAGTTTGCAGTGATGACGGGGGATGGACAAACACACCCAGGGCAGAAAGTAACAGAAGCACGCCTGGATGGTCTAGACCTTGCCTTGGTCAGTTTTGCTGCCCCTAAGAAGTATATAGTTGCTCCCCTCGTTGCCCGCAAACTCAAGCCCCACGACAAACTCTATGCCGCTGGGTTTCCCAACTATCGCACTGTTTCCCCCGATCGCATGGAAGACACCCGTACCTGGGGCACAAAGGCATTTCACTTTACCCAGGGCAATTTTGCCATGCAGTTAGAGGATAAGTTTCTGCAGGGTGGGTATGCTTTGGGCTATACCAACGAAGTAGAGCAGGGGATGAGTGGGGGACCCGTGATTGATGCCTATGGCAAAGTTGTGGCAGTCAATGGCAGGTTAAAGTACCCGATCCAGGGGATCGATGCTTTTACCTTTACTGACGGCAGCAAGCCGAGCAAGGCAGAATACGAAATGATGGAATCGCTGAGCTGGGGTGTACCCATACCAGACTTTTTAATTCCCAGAGGGATCGAGCAATGA
- a CDS encoding COP23 domain-containing protein, with protein sequence MDKLTVAILLLTVAGQLSAQDPIKGTKPKPQPPSNATVTVFECVPFNGKYATIARRGDRVTPPMIEWTTTLGGEWTPQRRCQEVSQRLTRAVAASGGKLRNLQLTYGSVKGRRVICYIDASTPVNACNERNLLFTLRPEDIGKEREILQTIVQFSLTGTGNRVQQSAGQDYALLGDAVEDILSSGDTAQGI encoded by the coding sequence ATGGACAAGCTAACAGTAGCTATTCTCCTGTTGACTGTAGCGGGGCAACTCTCTGCCCAAGACCCTATCAAAGGCACTAAGCCCAAACCCCAACCCCCATCCAATGCCACAGTGACAGTATTTGAGTGTGTCCCCTTCAATGGCAAATACGCCACGATCGCGCGGCGGGGCGATCGGGTAACGCCACCGATGATTGAATGGACTACTACGTTGGGAGGAGAATGGACACCCCAACGGCGCTGCCAGGAAGTCAGTCAGCGTCTCACCAGGGCAGTAGCAGCGTCAGGGGGCAAGTTACGCAATCTGCAATTGACCTATGGTTCCGTGAAGGGGCGGCGAGTGATTTGCTATATCGATGCTAGTACTCCTGTAAACGCCTGCAATGAAAGAAACCTACTGTTTACCTTACGCCCTGAGGACATTGGCAAAGAGAGAGAGATTTTGCAAACGATCGTGCAATTTAGTCTCACGGGTACGGGGAATCGAGTGCAACAGAGTGCTGGGCAAGATTATGCTCTCTTAGGAGATGCGGTTGAAGATATACTCAGTAGTGGTGACACAGCGCAGGGTATATAG
- a CDS encoding COP23 domain-containing protein yields MMPTLALLVAMTTGVKQPPVTTFSCIRSGENFATIARRGSRVTPPMIIWRTDLGLWSAWERCRVVSQRLTEAVASQGGSFRNLFLTYGSVNQQSVICYVNSTEGACNNKNLLFTLKPSDRGREQAILEQLVSFGVRGSGTAVVQSAPQFYAPLGEAVENQLSGR; encoded by the coding sequence ATGATGCCCACACTGGCTCTGCTGGTGGCAATGACTACAGGGGTAAAACAACCCCCTGTGACTACATTTAGCTGTATCCGATCGGGAGAGAATTTTGCTACGATCGCTCGCCGCGGTAGTCGGGTTACTCCCCCCATGATTATCTGGCGCACGGACTTGGGTCTATGGAGTGCCTGGGAGCGGTGTCGGGTGGTGAGTCAGCGCTTGACGGAGGCAGTTGCCAGCCAGGGTGGTAGTTTTCGCAACCTGTTTCTCACCTACGGCAGTGTCAATCAGCAATCTGTGATCTGCTATGTCAACTCTACCGAGGGTGCCTGCAACAATAAGAATCTGCTGTTTACCCTCAAACCCAGCGATCGGGGACGGGAGCAAGCCATCCTGGAACAGTTAGTCAGTTTTGGGGTCAGAGGCAGCGGCACGGCGGTAGTCCAGAGCGCTCCCCAATTCTATGCCCCCCTGGGGGAAGCAGTGGAAAACCAATTATCAGGGAGATAA